The Kineosporia corallincola DNA window TCTTCACCCCGATCTTCCTGCCGATCGTGACGAGCTTCGGCGTCGACCCGATCCACTTCGGCATCATGATCATCTTCAATCTCAGCATCGGCACGATCACCCCGCCGGTCGGGACGGTGCTCTTCGTCGGGGCGAAGATCGCGAACGCGCCGATCGAGGGCGTCGTGCGCCAGCTACTGCCCTTCTTCGGCGTCCTCGTCGCCACGCTCGTCGTCGTCATCTTCACCCCCGGCCTCTCGCTGTGGTTGCCGGAGATCTTCGGCCTGATGCCCTGACCCGAACGAAACCTGCTACGCCTCAAGGAGAACCATGGAACAGCGCTTCGCCACCAGTCCCGAGCACGTCCCGGGCATGAGCACCACCGAGATGCGTGACCGCTACCTGGTGCCCGGCTTGTTCGTGGACGACGACGTCAGGGCCCTGTACACGCATCACGACCGGGTCGTGGTGGCCGGCGTGAAGCCGGTGACCGGGCCGGTCACGCTCCCGACGTTCCCCGAGATCGTCAGCCAGTACTTCTTCGAGCACCGCGAAGCCGGGATCGTCAACGTCGGCGGGCCCGGGACGATCACCGTGGACGGCGCCACCTACGACGCCGAGCACGGCGCGTGTCTGTATGTCGGGCGCGGTGCCGTCGACGTGGCGTTCGAGTCCGCCGACGAGGCCGGCCCGGCTCGGTTCTACCTGTTCTCGGCCCCGGCGCACACCAGCCACCCGACGACGTTCGTCGCGCCGGGCGAGGGGACCGTCCGCGAACTCGGCGATCCCGAGCAGTCGAACCGGCGCACTCTCAACCAGTACATCCACGAGAAGGGAGTGCGGAGCTGCCAGGTGGTCATGGGCGTCACCACCCTGCACACCGGGAGCATGTGGAACACGATGCCGGCGCACACCCACGCCCGGCGGACCGAGGTGTACCTCTACTTCGGCCTGCCGGCTGACGCCCGGGTGGTGCATCTGCTCGGCGAACCCACCGAGACCCGGCACCTCGTGGTCGGTAACGAGGAGGCGGTGATCGCGCCGAGCTGGTCCGTGCACTCCGGTGTGGGCACCGCCAGCTATAGCTTCGTCTGGGCGATGGCAGGAGAGAATCAGGCGTTCGACGACATGGATGGTTTCGCCATCGCAGACATGCGCTGATGCGCTCACCCAGACAGGTAGACCCGACATGGCCCGAGAGATTGCCCAGCTGACCCAGGCCGAACCGCTGACCGGCGGTGCGAACGCGAGCGAGAAGACCCTGCTCGTGCTGGAGGCAGCCATGAGCCGGGGGCGGTTCTCGGAGGTCGTCGAGGCGACGGGCCTGGCCAAGGCCACGACCCACCGGATCCTGGCCACGCTCATCGAGCGACGGTTCGTCACGGTCGCCGCGGACGGGAGCTACCTGCCCGGGCCGAAGATCCTCTCGCTGGCCGGGCAGGCCCTGCAACGGATCGACATCTCCGCGATCGCGCAGCCTTTCGTGGACGCGCTGGTCGACCGGGTGCACTGCACGGTCCACGTCGGCGTGGCGAACGGTGACGAGATCGTCTACCTGATCCGCGCGGACTCCGACAAGCCGTACCGGATGCCGTCGCGGGTCGGGCTGGCGATCCCGATGCACACCTCTGGCATCGGCAAAGTGGTGCTCAGCGGGTACACCGATCACGAACTGGAGCGGTTCGTGGCCCGGGCGGGGCTGCCCGCCCGGACCCCGAACACGATCACCACCCTGGACGGGCTACGCACCGAGACGGCCCGGATCCACCGCCTCGGTTACGCCCTCGACCGGGAGGAGAACGTGCCTGGCGTCACCTGCGTCGCGGCGCCCATCCTCGACGCCACCCGCCGGATCAAGTACGGCCTGAGCATCTCGACGCTGACCCTGGAACACACCCCGGAGCAGGTCGAGGCCATGGCCCCGCTGGCCATCGAGACCGCCGCCGACATCTCGGCCGCCCTCGGGTACACCCCCTGACCCTTTCCGCGCCACCAGGAGAGAGCCGTAATGACGAATCCCGTCAGCAGTCCCACCGCCTACCTGGCCCGCAGCTTCACCCTGGAGGGCAAGCTCGCGGTCGTGACCGGCGTCAGG harbors:
- the kduI gene encoding 5-dehydro-4-deoxy-D-glucuronate isomerase, with translation MEQRFATSPEHVPGMSTTEMRDRYLVPGLFVDDDVRALYTHHDRVVVAGVKPVTGPVTLPTFPEIVSQYFFEHREAGIVNVGGPGTITVDGATYDAEHGACLYVGRGAVDVAFESADEAGPARFYLFSAPAHTSHPTTFVAPGEGTVRELGDPEQSNRRTLNQYIHEKGVRSCQVVMGVTTLHTGSMWNTMPAHTHARRTEVYLYFGLPADARVVHLLGEPTETRHLVVGNEEAVIAPSWSVHSGVGTASYSFVWAMAGENQAFDDMDGFAIADMR
- a CDS encoding IclR family transcriptional regulator translates to MAREIAQLTQAEPLTGGANASEKTLLVLEAAMSRGRFSEVVEATGLAKATTHRILATLIERRFVTVAADGSYLPGPKILSLAGQALQRIDISAIAQPFVDALVDRVHCTVHVGVANGDEIVYLIRADSDKPYRMPSRVGLAIPMHTSGIGKVVLSGYTDHELERFVARAGLPARTPNTITTLDGLRTETARIHRLGYALDREENVPGVTCVAAPILDATRRIKYGLSISTLTLEHTPEQVEAMAPLAIETAADISAALGYTP